A section of the Mycolicibacterium anyangense genome encodes:
- the urtA gene encoding urea ABC transporter substrate-binding protein has translation MHLRRSVLNRSALAAGSVLFATSLVLAGCGSKASESDSAKSESCVDTSGPNIKVGSLNSLSGTMAISEVTVRDSIKLAVDEINAKGGVLGKQIQIVGEDGASDPAVFAQKAEKLIKDDCVAAVFGGWTSSSRKAMLPVFESNNSLLYYPVQYEGLESSKNIFYTGATTNQQIVPALDFLKEKGITSLYLVGSDYVFPQTANRIIKAYAAANGIEIKGEDYTPLGSTDFSTIVNKVRASNAGAVFNTLNGDSNVAFFKEYTNAGLTAQKMPVVSVSIAEEEVKGIGAQNIEGQLTAWNYYQTLDNPVNKAFVKAFKDKYGQDRVTSDPMEAAYVSVYLWKNTVEKAKSFGVKEIQDAAGGVTFDAPEGLVTIDGENHHITKTARIGEIHPDGLIYTIWQSPGPITPDPYLKSYPWAKGLSG, from the coding sequence ATGCACCTTCGACGTTCCGTATTGAACCGATCGGCACTTGCCGCGGGCAGCGTCCTTTTCGCGACCTCCCTGGTGCTCGCCGGCTGCGGCAGCAAGGCAAGTGAATCCGATTCAGCAAAGTCGGAATCGTGTGTGGACACCTCTGGGCCCAACATCAAGGTGGGTTCGCTGAACTCGCTGTCGGGCACCATGGCCATCTCCGAGGTCACCGTGCGGGACTCGATCAAGCTGGCCGTCGACGAGATCAACGCCAAGGGCGGCGTCCTGGGTAAGCAGATCCAGATCGTCGGCGAGGACGGCGCCTCTGACCCGGCCGTCTTCGCCCAGAAAGCCGAGAAACTAATCAAGGACGACTGCGTGGCCGCGGTCTTCGGCGGGTGGACCTCGTCGAGCCGCAAGGCCATGCTGCCGGTGTTCGAGAGCAACAACTCGCTGCTCTACTACCCGGTCCAGTACGAGGGCCTGGAGTCGAGCAAGAACATCTTCTACACCGGTGCCACCACCAACCAGCAGATCGTTCCGGCACTGGACTTCCTCAAGGAGAAGGGCATCACGTCGCTGTACCTGGTGGGCAGTGACTACGTCTTCCCGCAGACCGCCAACCGCATCATCAAGGCCTACGCCGCGGCCAACGGGATCGAGATCAAGGGCGAGGACTACACCCCGCTGGGGTCCACCGACTTCTCGACCATCGTCAACAAGGTCCGAGCGTCCAACGCGGGCGCGGTGTTCAACACCCTCAACGGCGACTCCAATGTGGCGTTCTTCAAGGAGTACACCAATGCCGGCCTGACCGCGCAGAAGATGCCAGTGGTCTCGGTGTCGATCGCCGAAGAGGAGGTCAAGGGTATCGGTGCGCAGAACATCGAGGGCCAGCTGACGGCGTGGAACTACTACCAGACCCTGGACAACCCGGTGAACAAGGCGTTCGTCAAGGCGTTCAAGGACAAGTACGGTCAGGATCGGGTGACCTCGGATCCGATGGAAGCCGCCTACGTCTCGGTGTACCTCTGGAAGAACACCGTCGAGAAGGCAAAGTCGTTCGGCGTCAAGGAGATTCAGGACGCTGCTGGCGGTGTCACCTTCGACGCCCCGGAGGGTCTGGTTACCATCGACGGCGAGAACCACCACATCACCAAGACCGCCCGCATCGGTGAGATCCATCCCGATGGGCTGATCTACACGATCTGGCAGTCCCCCGGCCCGATCACCCCGGATCCGTACCTGAAGTCCTACCCGTGGGCCAAGGGTCTGTCGGGCTAA
- a CDS encoding GNAT family N-acetyltransferase, with protein MSDLSLRRATAADAAAIAQLAEDAYGKYVSRIGRRPAPMDADYLALIENAIAWVLTCDDHVVGSLITVVNDDHLLLESIAIAPSAQGRGYGALLLRRAEDDAHDADRAEVRLYTNAAMTENVAMYPRFGYVETHRDGQDGFRRVYFRKLLAGQDVQRER; from the coding sequence ATGTCGGATCTTTCCTTGCGCCGGGCCACCGCGGCCGACGCGGCTGCCATCGCGCAGCTCGCCGAGGATGCCTACGGAAAGTACGTCAGCCGAATCGGGCGCAGACCCGCGCCAATGGATGCCGACTACCTCGCGCTGATCGAGAACGCCATAGCGTGGGTCCTGACGTGTGACGACCATGTGGTCGGGAGCCTGATCACCGTCGTGAACGACGACCATCTGCTGCTCGAGTCGATCGCCATCGCGCCGAGCGCCCAGGGCCGTGGTTACGGTGCGCTGCTACTCCGCCGAGCCGAGGACGACGCCCACGACGCCGACCGTGCCGAGGTCCGCCTCTATACCAACGCGGCAATGACCGAGAACGTGGCCATGTATCCGCGTTTCGGCTATGTCGAAACACACCGGGATGGCCAGGACGGCTTCCGGCGGGTGTACTTCAGGAAACTGCTTGCGGGTCAGGACGTCCAGCGCGAGAGGTAG
- a CDS encoding gamma-glutamylcyclotransferase family protein, giving the protein MPHTELLFSYGTLRQREVQLATFGRELHGELDAIAGYDLDYVTITDPHVIATSGSDRHPILKPAASGAAVEGTVFAITEAELAAADEYEVDDYVRVAVPLRSGRTAWVYVFAGR; this is encoded by the coding sequence ATGCCGCACACTGAGTTGCTTTTCTCCTACGGGACCCTGCGGCAGCGTGAGGTTCAGCTCGCTACCTTCGGTCGTGAACTGCACGGCGAGCTCGACGCTATCGCAGGCTACGACCTGGATTACGTGACCATCACCGACCCACACGTCATCGCGACCAGCGGCAGTGACCGCCACCCGATCCTCAAACCGGCCGCCAGCGGCGCCGCGGTCGAGGGCACCGTCTTCGCGATCACCGAGGCCGAACTCGCCGCGGCCGACGAGTACGAGGTCGACGACTACGTGCGGGTGGCCGTGCCGCTGCGCTCAGGGCGCACCGCATGGGTGTACGTCTTCGCGGGGCGGTAA
- a CDS encoding haloalkane dehalogenase, with the protein MTNAKPYGHTQYTEVLGATMAYVDEGAGDAIVFQHGNPTSSYLWRNVMPHLEGLGRLVACDLIGMGNSAKLPDSGPDGYHYQQQRDHLFALWDALDLGDNVILVLHDWGTALGFDWANQHRDRVAGIAFMEGIAKPIGWSDFPNRVRPVFQGFRSPQGEQMVLTDNMFVEQVLPASILRTLSDEEMEHYRRPFATPGEDRRPTLSWPRNIPIDGEPADVAKVVSDYAAWLETSTVPKLFVNAEPGALMRGEIRDYVRTWPNLTEVSVPGIHFIQEDSPDEIGAAVAQFVRDVRATD; encoded by the coding sequence ATGACCAACGCAAAGCCCTACGGCCACACCCAGTACACCGAGGTGCTCGGCGCCACGATGGCCTACGTCGATGAGGGCGCCGGTGATGCGATCGTCTTCCAGCACGGCAACCCCACGTCGTCCTACCTGTGGCGCAATGTCATGCCGCACCTCGAGGGTCTGGGCCGGCTGGTCGCCTGCGACCTGATCGGCATGGGCAACTCGGCCAAGCTGCCCGACTCCGGCCCCGACGGTTACCACTACCAACAGCAACGCGACCACCTCTTCGCGCTCTGGGATGCCCTGGACCTCGGCGACAACGTCATCCTGGTGCTGCACGACTGGGGCACCGCGCTGGGATTCGACTGGGCCAACCAGCATCGGGACCGGGTGGCCGGTATCGCCTTCATGGAAGGCATCGCCAAACCGATCGGCTGGTCGGACTTCCCCAACCGGGTGCGCCCGGTCTTCCAGGGCTTCCGCTCCCCCCAGGGCGAGCAGATGGTGTTGACCGACAACATGTTTGTCGAACAAGTCCTACCCGCCTCGATATTGCGCACCCTGTCCGATGAGGAGATGGAGCACTACCGCCGGCCCTTCGCCACACCGGGTGAGGACCGTCGGCCCACCCTGTCCTGGCCGCGCAACATCCCGATCGACGGGGAGCCCGCCGATGTCGCCAAGGTGGTCAGCGACTACGCCGCCTGGCTCGAAACCAGCACCGTGCCCAAGCTTTTCGTCAACGCCGAGCCGGGAGCGCTGATGCGCGGCGAGATTCGCGACTACGTCCGCACCTGGCCCAACCTGACCGAGGTATCGGTGCCGGGCATCCACTTCATCCAGGAGGACAGCCCCGACGAAATCGGCGCAGCCGTCGCCCAATTCGTGCGGGATGTGCGCGCTACTGATTGA
- a CDS encoding TetR/AcrR family transcriptional regulator, producing MRNAPSKRQLGKQQSLDRILDAAARRLREEGLEGTAIVPVMQDAGLTHGAFYSHFDNKRELADAAFAHAITTGRSHWIKPGPREPWNERLKRLARRYLTPAHRDDLGTACGFAALSSDAARAPESFRSTYQRELEKSLAAVCDGDESEQRMDDAIALAIICFGGIALARAVPDDEFSARVLRIARETAATYADHARPEGHR from the coding sequence ATGCGAAATGCACCCTCGAAGCGGCAGCTCGGCAAGCAGCAGTCCCTGGACCGGATCCTCGACGCGGCGGCTCGTCGACTCCGCGAAGAGGGCCTCGAGGGAACGGCGATCGTTCCTGTCATGCAGGACGCCGGACTCACGCACGGCGCGTTCTACTCCCATTTCGACAACAAACGCGAGCTCGCCGACGCCGCCTTCGCCCACGCCATCACCACCGGCCGGTCGCACTGGATCAAACCCGGGCCGAGAGAACCCTGGAACGAGCGGCTCAAGCGGCTCGCCCGCCGCTACCTCACCCCGGCCCACCGCGACGACCTCGGTACCGCGTGCGGTTTCGCCGCCCTGAGTTCAGACGCCGCTCGTGCTCCGGAGAGCTTCCGCTCCACTTATCAGCGGGAGCTGGAGAAATCCCTGGCCGCGGTGTGTGACGGAGACGAGTCCGAGCAGCGCATGGACGACGCCATCGCGCTCGCCATCATCTGCTTCGGGGGTATCGCCTTGGCCCGAGCGGTCCCCGACGACGAGTTCTCCGCCCGCGTGCTGCGGATCGCCCGCGAAACCGCGGCAACCTACGCCGACCACGCCCGACCCGAAGGACACCGATGA
- a CDS encoding sensor domain-containing phosphodiesterase, with the protein MDRLVPALATLMDPVSLMGRIAEQVCALMPKADGAAIALLRASDNAFVTVSGYGVMAGTEGFSVPNQSSFQGLAARQKRPQLIDDAIVDLRLSPRVRAMNRSWGTRSWAVVPLLHGDEPIGSLMLVARAPAAFDAADVALMLEVSQFVSALTYGMADGDELGKRTITARFVASVMIPEAVEAHELQDQLDALLMQPDGLSAVFQPIVHLPSGKTVGYEGLTRFPSSSEFTPLQWFSAARRVGRGLDLEFAALSTILTAARRIPAEVPVAVNLSPKAAGEETIQDVLTTAGRALGVEITEHEPFPDDLALSLTRLREQGMTIAIDDAGAGYASFTQILRLQPDAIKIDGELITGIDTDPAKRALTTAMNTLATELNAATVAEAVETPQQLQTLIGLGIEYGQGFHLGRPQ; encoded by the coding sequence GTGGACAGGTTGGTTCCGGCGCTGGCCACGTTGATGGATCCGGTGTCGCTGATGGGCCGCATTGCCGAGCAGGTGTGTGCTCTGATGCCGAAGGCGGACGGAGCGGCCATTGCACTGCTACGTGCTTCTGATAACGCGTTCGTCACCGTGTCCGGCTACGGGGTGATGGCCGGTACGGAGGGATTCTCCGTACCTAACCAGAGCAGTTTTCAGGGCCTGGCGGCGAGGCAGAAGCGGCCGCAGCTCATCGATGACGCGATTGTGGACCTGCGGCTGTCACCCCGCGTCCGCGCGATGAACCGGAGTTGGGGGACCCGCTCGTGGGCGGTGGTCCCGCTGTTGCACGGTGATGAACCCATTGGCTCGCTCATGCTGGTGGCACGGGCGCCCGCGGCGTTCGACGCGGCGGATGTCGCCCTCATGCTCGAGGTCAGTCAGTTCGTGTCCGCCTTGACCTATGGGATGGCCGATGGCGACGAGCTGGGAAAGCGCACCATCACAGCGCGCTTCGTCGCATCGGTGATGATTCCCGAAGCGGTGGAGGCTCACGAACTGCAGGATCAACTGGATGCGCTGCTGATGCAGCCCGACGGCCTGAGCGCGGTGTTTCAGCCCATCGTCCATCTCCCGAGCGGTAAGACGGTTGGCTACGAGGGGTTGACGCGGTTTCCCAGTTCATCGGAATTCACGCCCCTGCAATGGTTCAGCGCGGCCAGGCGGGTGGGCCGTGGTCTTGACCTGGAGTTCGCCGCGTTGTCGACCATTCTGACCGCTGCACGTCGGATCCCCGCCGAGGTTCCGGTTGCGGTCAACCTGAGCCCAAAGGCCGCCGGCGAGGAGACGATTCAAGATGTACTGACGACGGCCGGCCGGGCATTGGGTGTAGAGATAACCGAGCACGAGCCTTTTCCGGACGACCTTGCCCTGAGTCTGACCCGGCTGCGTGAGCAGGGGATGACCATCGCCATCGACGACGCCGGAGCCGGCTATGCCAGCTTCACCCAAATCCTGCGGCTACAACCCGACGCGATCAAGATCGACGGCGAATTGATCACCGGTATCGACACAGATCCCGCCAAACGCGCGTTGACGACGGCCATGAACACGCTGGCGACGGAGTTGAACGCGGCAACGGTGGCCGAGGCCGTGGAGACACCGCAACAGTTGCAGACGCTGATCGGTCTGGGAATCGAATACGGGCAGGGCTTCCACCTCGGACGGCCACAATGA
- a CDS encoding Rv2578c family radical SAM protein, translated as MRWSDQGIGIDDGALPGLQRMGFVRTVRTPQFEGVTFHEVLCKSALNKIPAAAMLPFRYTVNGYRGCAHACKYCFARPTHEYLEFDAGGDFDNQIVVKTNLVEVLRRELARPAWRRDTVALGTNTDPYQRAEGRYQLMPGVLTALADSGTPLSILTKGTLLHRDLPLIGELAQRIPLSVAISLAVVDPALHRDVEPGTPSPSARLGLISAVRDAGLDCHVMVAPVLPHLTDSVDHLDKLLGQIAAAGATGVTVFGLHLRSSTRGWFMNWLARSHPELVPIYRTLYRRSPYLPADYREALRRRAAPLVAKHRLTGDHRPFRSATPAPPATVVEPQLSLF; from the coding sequence ATGCGGTGGTCGGACCAGGGGATCGGGATCGACGACGGGGCGCTGCCCGGTCTGCAACGCATGGGGTTCGTGCGGACGGTGCGCACGCCGCAATTCGAGGGCGTGACATTCCATGAGGTGCTGTGCAAATCGGCACTCAACAAGATCCCGGCCGCGGCCATGCTGCCGTTCCGGTACACCGTCAACGGCTATCGGGGGTGTGCGCACGCCTGTAAATACTGTTTCGCTCGACCCACTCACGAGTACCTGGAGTTCGACGCGGGTGGCGACTTCGACAATCAGATCGTGGTCAAGACGAACCTCGTCGAGGTGCTGCGCCGCGAGTTGGCCCGGCCGGCATGGCGTCGCGACACCGTCGCGCTGGGCACCAACACCGATCCCTATCAGCGAGCCGAGGGTCGCTACCAGCTGATGCCCGGCGTCCTCACTGCGCTCGCCGATTCCGGCACTCCACTGTCGATCCTCACCAAGGGCACTCTGCTGCACCGCGATCTGCCGCTGATTGGCGAACTGGCGCAACGAATTCCGCTGTCGGTGGCGATCTCGCTTGCGGTGGTCGATCCTGCACTCCATCGCGATGTCGAACCCGGTACCCCGTCGCCGTCGGCGCGGCTGGGGTTGATCTCCGCGGTCCGCGACGCCGGGCTGGATTGCCATGTGATGGTGGCCCCGGTGCTGCCCCACCTGACCGACTCGGTCGACCACCTGGACAAGCTCCTGGGTCAGATCGCCGCCGCCGGCGCCACCGGTGTCACGGTCTTCGGGTTGCACCTGCGCAGTTCCACGCGCGGGTGGTTCATGAATTGGCTGGCCCGCTCACATCCTGAACTCGTGCCGATCTACCGCACCCTCTACCGGCGCAGTCCCTACCTGCCCGCCGACTACCGGGAGGCGCTGCGCCGGCGTGCGGCGCCGTTGGTGGCCAAGCACCGTCTCACCGGAGACCACCGGCCGTTCCGGTCGGCAACACCGGCACCGCCGGCGACTGTCGTCGAGCCGCAGCTAAGTCTGTTCTAG
- a CDS encoding TetR/AcrR family transcriptional regulator, with amino-acid sequence MVKAADRSSVHADPESRVGRFMRSALSILAETGRTDFTVLEVVERSRTSLRSFYQHFSTKDELLLALVDTIMSDFTQRWREETDPLPAAEAMRVLIERICTPPETTKQDSISRALTYYNDHLAESLPQEFARVLAPLHRLISEILDRGIDEGVVRSDLDVAPTATLIMQATLGAMRLRSLGVELSGVPIESDHIYEFCVRGLLSHPGA; translated from the coding sequence ATGGTCAAGGCCGCTGATCGCTCGTCCGTACACGCGGACCCAGAGTCCCGGGTTGGCCGTTTCATGCGCTCGGCCCTGTCGATCCTCGCCGAGACCGGCCGCACGGACTTCACCGTCCTGGAGGTCGTCGAACGCTCCAGGACCTCGCTACGTTCGTTCTATCAGCACTTCTCCACCAAGGACGAACTGCTGCTCGCGCTGGTCGACACGATCATGTCCGACTTCACCCAGCGCTGGCGGGAGGAGACAGACCCGTTGCCGGCCGCCGAGGCGATGCGGGTGCTGATCGAGCGGATTTGCACGCCGCCCGAAACCACCAAGCAGGACAGCATCAGCCGTGCCCTGACGTATTACAACGACCACCTCGCTGAGAGCTTGCCGCAGGAGTTCGCCCGAGTGCTCGCACCGCTGCATCGTTTGATCAGCGAGATCCTCGACCGCGGAATCGACGAGGGCGTGGTGCGGTCCGACCTCGACGTGGCTCCGACGGCCACGTTGATCATGCAGGCGACACTCGGGGCCATGCGGCTGCGCAGCCTCGGTGTCGAACTCAGCGGAGTGCCCATCGAGAGCGACCACATCTACGAATTCTGCGTGCGGGGCCTGCTTTCTCATCCCGGCGCCTAG
- the ypfJ gene encoding KPN_02809 family neutral zinc metallopeptidase: MTFNEGMQIDTSTTSTGGGGGGRGIAIGGGVGGLVIVLLALFLGVDPGKVISPQQQLPPGAQQSSSYDLTKCKTGADANKYVECRVVATGNSVDGVWEQLLRGYTRPKMTLFKGSVQTGCGPATSDVGPFYCPVDRTAYFDTDFFQVLKTQFGSSGGPLAQEYVVAHEYGHHVQNLLGVLGRAQQGAQGATGNGVRTELQADCYAGVWAHYAAITKQPGTDVTYLEPLSDKDIADALSAAASVGDDRIQKQATGRVNPEQWTHGSSAERQKWFTVGYQTGDPNQCDTFKARDLG; this comes from the coding sequence ATGACCTTCAACGAAGGTATGCAGATCGACACCAGCACCACCTCGACCGGTGGTGGCGGCGGCGGTCGAGGCATCGCCATCGGCGGCGGTGTCGGCGGTCTGGTGATCGTGCTGCTCGCGCTGTTCCTCGGGGTGGACCCGGGCAAGGTCATCAGCCCGCAACAACAACTGCCGCCCGGCGCTCAGCAGTCGTCTTCCTACGACTTGACCAAGTGCAAGACCGGTGCCGACGCCAACAAGTACGTCGAGTGCCGCGTGGTGGCCACCGGGAACTCCGTGGACGGGGTATGGGAACAACTGCTGCGGGGCTACACCCGGCCGAAGATGACGCTGTTCAAGGGCTCGGTGCAGACCGGTTGCGGTCCGGCTACCAGCGACGTCGGCCCGTTCTACTGCCCTGTCGACCGCACCGCCTACTTCGATACCGACTTCTTCCAGGTACTCAAGACCCAATTCGGTTCCAGCGGTGGCCCTTTGGCGCAGGAGTACGTCGTAGCCCACGAGTACGGCCACCACGTGCAGAATCTGCTGGGCGTGCTGGGACGAGCCCAGCAAGGCGCCCAGGGCGCCACCGGCAACGGCGTACGCACCGAACTGCAGGCCGACTGCTACGCCGGGGTCTGGGCCCACTACGCCGCGATCACCAAGCAGCCGGGCACCGATGTCACCTATCTGGAACCGTTGAGCGACAAGGACATTGCCGATGCCCTGTCGGCCGCCGCATCGGTGGGCGACGACCGGATCCAGAAGCAGGCCACCGGACGGGTGAACCCCGAGCAATGGACACACGGGTCATCGGCCGAGCGTCAGAAGTGGTTCACCGTCGGCTACCAGACCGGTGACCCGAACCAGTGCGACACGTTCAAGGCGCGCGATCTGGGCTAG
- a CDS encoding carboxylesterase/lipase family protein, with protein MPVVADPSTVVHTSAGALHGTTEGEVRVWRGVPYAEQPVGQRRFRAPEALSPWSGLREAVEHGPVPPQGRSFVGGGRDDPKIRDEACLTVTVWSPRREPGTLLPVMVWIPGGAFVYGAGQLQLYNGSRLAANGNVVVVNVTYRLGVFGGFELGDLGTDFDDNLCLRDQIAALQWVHDNIAAFGGDPQCITIFGESAGATSVLALLASPAAHGLFSRAIAQSPALPLIADRDIRARRAHEFLDLVGAGPSELAGLPQRALRRAAGEIQRRSAQTTPTLAYGLTYGVDLLPRHPIEAARRGEVNPVPLIVGTNTHEASMFAWSKPPMLPTTVGGIDAYFGRVAPGARDRVLAAYPGYPRRRALIDVGSDVMFGAPTWAFADAYSAHAPTHVYRFDHAAWHLRAIGLGATHGSEIVHIQHSYGSYIGRKLHPLGRRVPPSVGRRMQSTWLRFATGEGLDDWPRYETSTRATRIIASASDVTVEDPDGQRREAWSGLY; from the coding sequence GTGCCCGTCGTCGCAGATCCGTCCACCGTGGTGCATACGTCTGCCGGTGCGTTGCACGGCACCACCGAGGGCGAGGTCCGCGTCTGGCGAGGTGTGCCGTACGCCGAACAGCCCGTTGGCCAACGGCGGTTCCGGGCCCCCGAGGCGCTGTCGCCCTGGTCGGGTCTGCGCGAGGCCGTCGAGCATGGACCAGTCCCACCGCAGGGCCGGTCATTCGTCGGTGGCGGTCGCGACGACCCGAAGATCCGCGACGAAGCCTGCCTGACCGTCACGGTGTGGTCGCCGCGGCGCGAGCCCGGAACGCTGCTGCCCGTCATGGTGTGGATTCCCGGCGGTGCGTTCGTCTACGGCGCCGGTCAGTTGCAGCTTTACAACGGCTCCCGGCTCGCGGCCAATGGCAATGTCGTCGTGGTCAACGTGACCTACCGGCTGGGGGTGTTCGGGGGCTTCGAACTCGGCGACCTGGGAACCGATTTCGACGACAACCTGTGTCTGCGCGACCAGATCGCGGCACTGCAGTGGGTGCACGACAACATCGCCGCATTCGGCGGCGACCCGCAGTGCATCACCATCTTCGGTGAGTCGGCCGGTGCCACCTCGGTGCTCGCGCTGCTGGCCAGTCCGGCGGCCCACGGCCTGTTCTCCCGCGCGATCGCACAAAGTCCGGCGCTGCCGTTGATCGCCGATCGCGACATCCGCGCCCGCCGCGCCCACGAGTTCCTCGACCTCGTCGGCGCAGGTCCCAGCGAACTGGCGGGCCTGCCGCAGCGAGCGTTGCGTCGTGCCGCCGGCGAGATTCAGCGCCGCAGCGCGCAGACCACACCGACACTGGCCTACGGTCTGACCTACGGCGTGGATCTGTTGCCGCGCCACCCCATCGAGGCCGCGCGGCGCGGTGAGGTGAACCCGGTTCCGCTGATCGTCGGCACCAACACCCACGAGGCGTCGATGTTCGCCTGGTCCAAACCGCCGATGCTGCCGACCACCGTCGGCGGGATCGACGCCTACTTCGGGCGGGTGGCACCCGGGGCGCGCGACCGGGTGCTCGCCGCCTACCCCGGATATCCACGCCGGCGGGCCCTCATCGACGTCGGCTCCGACGTTATGTTCGGCGCGCCGACATGGGCATTCGCCGACGCCTACAGCGCGCACGCGCCCACCCACGTCTACCGCTTCGACCACGCCGCCTGGCACCTGCGGGCCATCGGTCTGGGCGCTACCCACGGCAGCGAAATCGTGCACATCCAGCACAGCTACGGCTCCTACATCGGCCGCAAACTCCACCCACTGGGGCGCCGCGTGCCGCCGTCGGTCGGACGTCGGATGCAGAGCACATGGCTTCGGTTCGCCACCGGCGAGGGTCTGGACGACTGGCCCCGCTACGAGACCTCGACCCGGGCAACCCGCATCATCGCCTCGGCGAGCGACGTCACCGTCGAGGACCCGGACGGCCAGCGCCGCGAGGCCTGGTCCGGCCTGTATTGA
- a CDS encoding SRPBCC family protein, translating into MYPCELVDLSFIQTARYRYSNSVDLAITPEQVFEVLEDAESWPQWAKVITKVTWTSPKPYGVGTTRTVDMLGGLVGDEEFLAWEPYRYLAFRFNTSSNKAVAAFAEEYRVEKTPGGSRLTWTVAQKPNGAAKWGLILGGPAMNLGFKWFLANLRRYTDKRYG; encoded by the coding sequence ATGTATCCCTGTGAGCTCGTCGATCTGAGCTTCATCCAGACCGCCAGGTACCGCTACTCCAACAGCGTCGACCTGGCCATCACGCCCGAGCAGGTCTTCGAGGTGCTCGAGGACGCCGAGTCCTGGCCGCAGTGGGCCAAGGTCATCACCAAGGTGACCTGGACCAGTCCCAAGCCCTACGGCGTCGGCACCACCCGCACCGTCGACATGCTCGGTGGTCTGGTCGGTGACGAGGAGTTCCTGGCCTGGGAGCCGTACCGTTACCTGGCCTTCCGCTTCAACACCAGCTCGAACAAGGCCGTCGCCGCGTTCGCCGAGGAGTACCGGGTGGAGAAGACACCGGGCGGCAGCCGGCTGACGTGGACGGTGGCCCAAAAGCCCAACGGCGCCGCGAAGTGGGGTCTGATCCTCGGCGGACCGGCGATGAACCTGGGATTCAAGTGGTTTCTGGCCAATCTTCGCCGGTACACCGACAAGCGGTACGGCTGA